Part of the Periophthalmus magnuspinnatus isolate fPerMag1 chromosome 23, fPerMag1.2.pri, whole genome shotgun sequence genome, TGTTGtcaaaataaagagtgttttattattgtcatggtattggaatcagcattgagtatcgagtctccTTCTTAGTGTcaaaatagtttgaaattttagtattgtgacaacactagtcccTCACCGTGACACTCTGCACATTCTGGAACTTGACATAGCGCAGAGGTATGAGGCCTTCATCCTTGTAGTCTTCCTCacacagctccaggctctgagtGGCTTCACTGTGCTCAGCATCATCAAAGTCCATTGAGCGAGGCAGGTTAATGAAGAGCTTCACCTGTTTAGGGGCCTGAGCTGTGGATAGGCACATAACACAGAGCAGTCATACCACCAACATTCAGCCAGCATGTGTCTCTCAAATCAAAGTAATGTAAATTTACAGATTACAATATTATTATCCTTTTACTTCATGGTTGCACATAGACAGCTGAAGTGACATATATAGAGGTAAATCAATGTTACCAAGAAACCATACTTTGAACAGGGGCCCAAGCTCATCTTCTTTAcataatcagaaaaaaaaacacactttcaaTGACACTGTTTCACAAAGGAGACTCATCAAACCTTGGGTTTAGGAGTTAGCTCAGGATTAATTTCCCCTGAGACAGACAACTCAGAGTTTTCCGTTTCATGAAGCACGTCTGGAGTGGAGTTAGGAAACCCTAAGTTTAGCAGAACACCTAAAACTTCAATCAATGGATCCCAGAAAAAAGCATTCACCATGGAAATGGTAAACCAGAGGAGGCTTCCATCTTTAGAGGgacataaatacaattttaaaagtgTACATGAATTAAATAGCGGTGTGTGATCCATGAATCTAATGATTTGCACTTCCCAACACACTTAAGTGCAGAGGGGATGAGAGAAGTGCTTGAGTAAGatcgttttcacactgccactagtcaCGTTGACGTAAAAGAGCATTTGCGCCGAGAGTGGCACACTTGGGCCAGTGTAAGCATGACAGCGCATTCTGGACTGCAGCAAACAGCTGGTCTGAGAGCGCTTGAAACAAAAGGTCTCGGAGCGGCTCCACATACTCTGAAGCGAGGCAAGTTTGGTGTGAACGTGACTGACCTCATTCTGACGTATGCAGTCCATGGTGTgagtaaaagtgcttggaattgggtAAAAAAGGGAAGGAGGGTTCGAACAGGACCCGGAAGAGGTCGTTAGATTACtccaacatgcatggataacatctaaaacctcttcaggtgtTTTTCTTGAGGAAACAAAATCAGACACAGGTCACATAtgcgtaaaaaaaaatgtatttggccTGCAGTGTGAACGTAGCATAAGACATCTTCGTGTGACGACGTGTGACGACGTGTGACGACGTGTGACGACGTGTGACGACGTGTGACGACGTGTGACGACGTGTGACATTGTGCACATGCTGGTTACTTCGTGGCCACATTCTGTTCACATTATGGTTAGATAGCAGTTtaatttttgttataatgtgaACAACTACATACAAAAtttgatacaaacaaaaaatccaaattggGCCACACCCTTTAGTGTGAAAGTAGTCTTTGATGAgtgaacattataacacggtagaatGCTCCAAAAAGTACACCTAGCATAACACaccatctttaaaaaaacatgttccttccatgtaaattgtccctggattttagatggaattttgtgttttgatgacACAGATGGAGGGACTTCTTTTTAGAACTTAGTCCTACTTCCTTATTCGATTGGTATAAAACTTAGCTGTTAAACACATAATAATTAGAAAATTATGAACATTTGTCCTATGCACTTGAACAGCAATGAAACCCAACACAGAAGCACACCAGTGTGAGCAGAGGCCTTACCGAAGTCTGAGCACTGCAGCTTCATGGAGAAGAGTTTGACAGGCTGACTGAAGGCAATGGTGATCAGCAGCTGCACAAACACAAGCACCTTGAGTTAGCAGGGGCATTCAAACACTCAAAAGGCCATTACggaattgccaatatctactgaacatAAGGGAAAAGgtagatactaatttgaaaaCTCCtgcttcatgatatcacaagttGGAAAATTTGGGGGTAATAATGCCTAATAATGCAGGAGTACAAAAACGTGAATAAATGAAGAGTGTCCATATACAAAACCAACTGATAAAATATCTTAatcagatttgttctattgtactcagtggcttccatagttgtttttttttcacctcatttaatacacctttATGTGAATACCATTAGTCGCACGAAGCACATCAAGATGGTACATGATGTCTTGCCATGTTCAATGGTTGCGATCACGTCTGTTATCTttttctttagttcagtaatgacCCATATCTTTGTTGGATATATATCTTCAACATAGCCCCATAGAACTCATGATACACTTTGTACCTTCTTTTGAGGAGTAGCGATTTCTTaggggttcattcaaaaggatgcctctttaatcaacaggatgcctgacatacaaaaatgcaatgtgattaaaaacttttataaccactgcatacaacagaacaaatctaaaTCTATGCAtcttatcaactgcctttgtaattaaattttaaaattgtaaagagactttatggacaccctatATATCCCCCATAGTTTGGTGGAAGAAAAGCCCAACAGAGATAGGACTATGAGATCTTCTAAATAACTGGCTGTACTGCCCAGGCATATTGCAGTGACGTGTCGTGGCCCTCTAATGGTCAATGTGGTCAGTGCACTCACCTGCTCGTCACAATCAGACTCCAGGAAGGAGGCGTCTTTGGTCAGACAGTTGTCAAAGCCACTCTCGTCGCTCTCGTTCAGACACTCACAGCCGGCTTTGTTCACAAAGGGCATCAGGTCCATCtgagcagcacacacacacacacaataggaGATATTTACTGCACCTGCACTCACATGGGTTCACTGtctgaattttatttatttttttggtctgTGCTCAGTGTTTCTGTCTTCATCTCTCATTCATGAAAGGAGTACTCAGGCCTATTTCCAGCTGCCCCGTCCTAGCACAAAAATATTCCCAAATGTACTGACATATCCTTTGGGAATGTCGGAATCCTCGTTGCTGCCCGGGTCATTCTCCGTGTGCTGTCTGATCTTCTCCTCCAGCCCATTGGCATCGGCGCCCTGGTACTGGTCCACTCTGACGCGGTTTCGGAAGAACAGGAAGGTGGGCGTAGCCGAGATGTTATTAGCTGCTGCTGTGccctacacacaaacacatacatttaaGTCAGTTCAGTGCTTACCTGTTCAGTGGTACTAAAGCCACATTTCCATCATTCCTACGACTTTCTACTCTTCACGGTgttacttggtttggttctcTTGTTTAGTAGTCAGGAAAGCTGGTATTAAAAAGATTCTGTGGGCTTAATGGGGAAATGGGAATGCTGAAAAAAGTGTAGCAGTgatgaaaaaaaagtctaacAGCTGATGCGAATTATGAGAGGTCAAATATTCACAATTACTATTCCACAATAAGGCAAAGTAGCAAGGTTTGTTGGGTTTAAAAGATAAAGACAAaattgacctttcctgaatagtttgaGAATGATCTTGGTCTTACCGTAATCAGAACTACAGTAAGACTACATGGCAATATTGAACAGGGACCATTTTACTCCTATTGGGGTATTAACTTCAAACACATAACTTATGTAGCCAAACATGTAGTATAACCATGTTaccatttattattttgaaaatgctatatttgccttTCTTGCCTGTCTtagaagtttcacttttgtttttgatgctctgaaccCCTCTCCTTTTGCTCCCCACATTAAgccactctcccttcagagcactatcacaacacaatcagcatgcatcctgctaatgaaactactgcacatcgcattacGTTTGTCTAATGCGATGTGCTTACTGTACATAAGTTGCTATATACAGTTATGTATCAggttttttgaatatttatttatagcttgtgggctgagcatcgGACAGAATCTTGTAATTAACAGTCTTATATGTGTACTAAGCCATTTAGAACAGTAGCCTCAAACCTTTTTTCTCATGAGGACCAGAAATAAACATAGAATTTTTTCAGGAACTGGTGGAAGGAGGCAGGGTGGTAATAACAGAGCAAAATGCATAAAACTCCAAACGAAATATTCACGTTTTATCAGGGTAATTTGCACAATATTTTCagagtaaaacatacatatatatatatatatatatatatatatatatataaaaatgaggaaaaaacattttttaaatatataatatgttGCTCTGGTGGTGGGAGACCCCTGGTTTATAAGACAGCTCATTCTGTGTGTAAATCTGACAAATCGTGCAGCCCGTACTCTTTCTCTGTGAGTTTGCACAGACACCCTGACTTCACGGACTCTGCCACTAACCAACTTTGTGAAACTTAACTGTGAAACAACACTTAAAGCCTGGCTATGTGTAACAGGCATCAGTATTCCTATCTGGACTCACCTGACAGACATGGACATCCACTTCCAGGAATACTACTTGTGGATATTTGTTGCTCAGCATGGTGAAGGCAGGTGCAATCCTGACACAGGGGTGGCACCTGACAACAAGATGCAGAGGAATCAAATGAAGAGAGGAACACAAACCAAAACAGGTGTGACATGGGAAAGATCAATGTTAAATAATTATACTACCCAGTATTTTAGCACAGTTCCGATGGAAATTATTGGGTTTAAGTCAGCCCTATCTCATTCCAGGGACCTGTAATATTACTTCAATAGCAAGAATTAATTTAGCCatcataatattttttgtgtgaaatctCACTGAAGATTCATGCCTGcttgtttatatttatgcttacaaatagaaaaaaacaaaacaatgcaatatttttttagttttaagtgTAGTACATTAAACCATGTTACATCCAAGTATTGCTATGTCATCCTAAGCAAACAGGCAGCTAGCACTAGCAATGGAGAttcaaaaaacataatatacaaGCCAAGTCTATAACAAAATCACCTATAAATGACCCTGTTGTTCACGTTTTGGTAGGTGAATACAGTATGTTGACTGCTCCCACGGATTTTCTAATACAGCCTCTGTAAAGCCCAGTGCCCCGTACTGACACCAGGGCCTCAGGTGCATCTCAGCACTTACCCGGCCATTGTAAACTTCACCAGGGCGAGCCTAGAGCCGGCAGCCGCTAGCTCCGGCTGGAAGTCTAGGTCGCTGCCAATCACTTTGACACCGACCATGGTGAAGTCTTGGCTGCTTGACACCAGAGTAAGGAGTTTCTACGGTGTGTGGGAGCTGCTAATAAACCCCAATCTACGAATACCTCCGTGTTTTTAGCTCCGGTTAGCGCAAGCTACTCGGCTTTACTACGTGTGTACACGCGCATGCTCACTGAGGACGTCCAAACCAACCACAGCGGCTCTaagagctctgattggccatCGTCAGAGAAAGGGCGGTGTCCGCGAGCTCTCATTGGTCATCGTCAGAGAAAAAGGTGGGTGCAGAGATTGCATTCGTCATGAAGATAAACAGGTTGTTTCATATTGGTTAATTCTAAAgatatctgcgtaatccctaAATCGTCCAGGCCTGATCTGTAGTAAAACCAAAAGTTAGatccatctgaagggaggagccaagTATACTGAAGATAGATAGAAGGCACTGTCCACTAGCAATCTGACTAGAacagaagaagcagcttgggTGCGCAGGGAAACGTTTTCACTCCgacaaccttttgtccagttgacagattttacttttggcttttgctTCCTTCTAAAAAGGTGTAATGCGCAGCAGAGCTTCCGAAACTTTCTCATATTCCCCAAATGCTCCTGTTTGTGAATGCATTTTCTCTGTGCACGAATATGACCAACCcctaaaacacacactaacCTACACAAGCGATGGGCAGTGCTTAATCCTGCCACAATGATAGTGATAtggtggggcaaaaaagtatttagtcagccaccaactgtgaaagttctcccacttaaaaagatgagaggtcTGTAATTTTCACCATGGGTACACTTGAaataaaatgagagaaaaaaaaaaaaaaaaaaacattgtctgACTTTTAAAGAATCTATTTGCAAATTattcccctccctgaaccgccaccttaacgtggtggaggggttttaGCACCCGTATTATCCTGGGAGCTAAGTTGTTGGAGGTTCCATGCCCCTCATAGGGTCatccatggcaaacaggtccagggggacagggtcagactaagagcggttcagaagccctttatgacAAGTGTACGACCAAGGTTATCTACATCGCCCGGACCAGCATCACTgtggccccaccctggagccaggcctggggtgggtgcttgaGAGCGAGCatctggtggccgggccttttcCCATGGAGCCTGGCCAGGGTCAGCCCGAAGgagcgacgtggggccgtcctcacgtggacccaccacctgcgagaggatcCATAAGGTGCCGGTGCAGAGAGGTCTGGGCGGCAGTCAAAGgtgggctggactctccatttctctggcgttgacCCCAGGGAGCGGCgacgagctggtgtgggcttgctcagtgccccacagctcagccgccacatgttggagttcaccccggtgaacgagagagTCACGTCCCTGCACCtttgggtcagggacaggtctctcactgttgtgtcggttTATGGgccgaacagcagtgcagagtacccggccttcttggagtccctgggatcggtactagacagtgcactgatcggggactccgttgttctcctgggggaattcaatgcccatgtgggtaacaacagtgacacctggaggggtgtgatagggaagaacggcctccctgatctgaacccgagtggtgtattgttattggacttctgtgctagccacagtttgtccataatgaacaccACGTTCAAggacaagggtgtccatcggtgcacgtggcaccaggacactctaggtcggaggtcgatgatcaactttgttgtcatgtcatctgatctctggccgcatgtcttggacactcgagTGAAGAGacgggctgagctgtcaaccgattaccacctgatgatgACTTTAATCCGctagcggaggaggaggagatagacATGGCAGGCCCAAGTGTATCATAAGGGTcagctgggaacgtctggtggagccctttgtcaggggggtcttcaactggacagaatttctaggcgcagccaggagCCGGAGGgtgtctggttcgggaaccacaggatttcatctctgctgtttgtggatgatgttgtcttgatagcttcatcgagccaggacctgcagcaggcactggggcggtttgcagccgaacGTGAAGCGGCTGTaatgagaatcagctcttccaaatccgaggggcagatgacacgaggaggtccccggacgggaaacggtgtccagtggagctacaacggtccaggcaAAGTtcagatgacacgaggaggtccctggacgggaaacAGTGTCCAGCtgagctacaacggtccaggcgaggagcagacaggttgGGAGTGGACCGGTCGGGACAGGACAGCAAGCGGGGAACAGGCCCGTGTACAGAAAACTGACAGGTAAGCAGGGTGGGCAGGTTGTGTTGTCCGCTGAACcccgagtctgcttggtccatgGTTGGCGAGATcattctgtcgtaacgggtctGTGAaacggaccaagggatgcagactcggggcagatttacagtatttattgtagaaatgtgacaaagtacgaacagcgggtgatccggaggtgagcaggtgagcaggaacacaggaacacaggaaccgacaggaaccgacaggaacacaggaacggCAGGAATGCAGGCATGACAGGAGCACAggaacaggcagaccagacgagCGTaaggcagagcgggcaggagacatccagggccggagcacgacaggaacagacaggaatgaagtgaacacgacaatgatctcgcactgagtctcttctcccagctcctcttatgcacagcaggtgtggtgattgcgctgatgggctgcaggtgcgcgcaggaggagccaggagcccagcccagatctggcaggtgagggagggaaagagcaggacaggaggaaaatcaggagcggacagtgcggatcatgacattaACAGACAGGTCTGTTGCTGAAATATTGTTCAGCAACAGACCTGTTTTATAGGGCTAATGCCCAATgtcatgtcattttaattataAATTAGTGTGTAATTTTAATTCCAATTCTATCTTAACCTATTATTGTTTGGCTGGAGCCTGCGGGGTGTTTTCTATTTcgaaatatacagtataataacTGTATGTGCAACCTACAATTCTGTCATATATAGGGGAATTCCACAGCACCACAAGTGGCACTGTAGCGCAGCAGTGAACACTTTCACCTCATAGCAAGAAGATATTGGGTTTGATTATGGGGTGGGTTGGGCCTTCTTCCTCTGCCTACGTAGGTTTCCTTTGGCTGCTCTGGTTTCCGCTATGTCTACAACATGAACAATAGGTTCCTCCCCTCTGGATCCACTACTCGCCTGACTAAGAGGTTTGTAATATCAGCAGGAcaatcctggttaaataaaggccAATAAATAAGCAAATAGTAATTTGTTCTTCTGATTACCACAGGCGGGGAAGGCTCTAAATCAGACCTGGGCATTTTGCACTTGTCCCTAGTCCAACCCTATGCCTCATGccttggttaaaaaaaaaaaaaaaaaagaaaaaaaaagaattacacACTCCAGCTCTAAATCTTACTCTTAAGTTCGGACGATTGCAGTCTCTTCTGCACCAACCTTTCCAAATTGTCTGTCAGTTAGGGATACATGACATGATATCCTCTTGATGACACATTTGGGTTTGCAGTACTTGTTAGTGCTCATAAATATGAGCactaaaaagtatatatatatatatatatatatatatatatatatatatatatatatatatatatatatatatatatatatccccctgtgtgctctctctgcctcccccaccggcctgaacctggagctgggcggagctccgagctcctcccgcgcgcacctgcttccCATCAGGGCAACCATcaccacctgccatggataagaggagctgggagacactcggtgccagatcgcgTGTCAAACGTAACTATTCTAGCTCCGTTTTTGTACTCTTGTTGCTTACCTTTTCGATGCTAATTGGAGTTCGCTGCCTCCCAGGTTCCGGTTCTCCTGACCTTCCCAGCTCCGTGTCTCTGGTTCCGCTCCTGACTCCGCACTCCTGCTCCGGTACAGTCTACTCCTTaccttcacctccttgtctcgtcctgggCTCTGGCTGCTTCACGTCCCCTGTCCTGGCTCATGCTTCCCGGTCCGTTCTGGCTCGGcttcctctggctctactccCGGTCCCGTCTCCGTCCCTGTTCTGGCGGTTCCCGGCCCCTGCCCCCGCTCCTCTCGACGCGCCCCTGTGCTCTGGCTCGCTCCGTGCACCGTGTTGGATTATTGAACtcttgtattattgttattcacTATCTGTAAATcttgccccgagttctgcacctctttggtccacccAACACTGGCATTACgacaatatatatattcatgaatgaaataaaaatctgtcTTTGAATTCTTTCACAGCCTGCACTGGTTCATCAGTACATACTAAAACTTTTGAACTTTTGTCATGTTCTTGGTTCTGGTGTAAACAATCTAAATGTGGTCAGGTCCATTAAAAGTTATGCATTGGTTGATTCATAATGAATTTAGAATAAAGCATTTTGGCTACACCATTTTAGGCTATTCCTGGAGAATATAATGGCCTGGACCTACCCTAGGGTAGGTCCAGGCCATTATATTCTCAGACCCTTGGCTTTAACCCGAATATACTCCAGACAGGACTTCGGCCTGTTGCCAGGGATGGAAACAGTACTTTTTTTGAGTAGCTTAAATTTAAACGTGCTGTACTTACTGAGTAAAACTCTAGTCATGGCattgtaattagttacatttaaaCTCATACAATGTTACTCGGTACTGTACAAATCCCAGTTGTCCCAATCCACCACGGCTGTCTCACCTTTGTTTATTTAGAAAGAAGCATGGACAAACACATAACAGCATCTCCTGTgctgattggccagagctcagagaatTGTGGTTGGAAATGACTAATTTCAATTCATATATAATACTTATA contains:
- the txnl1 gene encoding thioredoxin-like protein 1, which codes for MVGVKVIGSDLDFQPELAAAGSRLALVKFTMAGCHPCVRIAPAFTMLSNKYPQVVFLEVDVHVCQGTAAANNISATPTFLFFRNRVRVDQYQGADANGLEEKIRQHTENDPGSNEDSDIPKGYMDLMPFVNKAGCECLNESDESGFDNCLTKDASFLESDCDEQLLITIAFSQPVKLFSMKLQCSDFAQAPKQVKLFINLPRSMDFDDAEHSEATQSLELCEEDYKDEGLIPLRYVKFQNVQSVTMFVKSNQGDEETTKINYLTFIGTPVQATNMNDFKRVVGKKGESH